In one Mycobacterium heckeshornense genomic region, the following are encoded:
- a CDS encoding C39 family peptidase, with product MFNATRIASAAAAVFSALPAFAGIAHADPNGRMYGNPQAAAPYWRYQHGEDCGLMAVADVVGQLTGKEPSQTGIELRGVFTKSEAHRGPVYLFDGTSPQDMVMLLGKYGIQSDLTTGNTMDGLEQDLAGGHKVIAAVNAETIWNYPPGKGQRTNADHAVVVTGVDTRADVVHLNDSGTPNGRDEQILMDTFTKAWATSNDLLIVTEQTSNA from the coding sequence GGCGTTCGCCGGCATCGCCCACGCCGACCCCAACGGCCGAATGTACGGTAACCCGCAAGCCGCCGCCCCCTACTGGCGCTACCAACACGGAGAAGATTGCGGCCTGATGGCGGTGGCCGACGTGGTCGGCCAGCTCACCGGCAAAGAACCCAGCCAAACCGGCATCGAGCTGCGCGGGGTGTTCACCAAAAGCGAAGCCCACCGCGGGCCCGTCTACCTGTTCGACGGAACCTCGCCGCAGGATATGGTCATGCTGCTGGGCAAATACGGCATCCAATCCGACCTCACGACCGGCAACACCATGGACGGGCTGGAGCAGGACCTGGCCGGCGGGCACAAAGTCATCGCCGCAGTTAACGCCGAAACCATCTGGAACTACCCTCCCGGCAAGGGTCAGCGCACCAACGCCGACCATGCCGTCGTCGTTACCGGAGTCGACACCCGCGCCGACGTCGTCCACCTCAACGACAGCGGCACTCCCAACGGACGTGACGAGCAGATCCTTATGGATACCTTCACGAAAGCGTGGGCGACCAGCAACGACCTGCTCATCGTCACCGAGCAAACCAGCAACGCATAA